A window of the Mesotoga prima MesG1.Ag.4.2 genome harbors these coding sequences:
- the amrB gene encoding AmmeMemoRadiSam system protein B has translation MIRRPVVSGKFYADNEEELKSQIRNCFFHPVGPGSLPHGWEKNEGPIGLIVPHAGYMASGPVAAWSYWRAGALVKPSTVLIVGPNHTGLGTKLSLWLEGAWETPLGSVEIDHEFGRSLMAESNGMIMPDTSAHLYEHSIEVQLPFLQFLYSDFKIVPLIMTDQRVEVALSLSEIIKKELSRRNDVLVIASSDLNHYEAHEVTMEKDNELLSLILDGKYRESYELSQEKRITACGLGPIVAVRNSFESMEVLCSTTSGEVMGDRYRTVGYVAALLS, from the coding sequence GTGATAAGGAGACCCGTTGTTAGCGGTAAGTTCTACGCTGATAACGAAGAGGAACTCAAAAGTCAGATAAGGAACTGCTTTTTCCATCCTGTTGGACCGGGAAGTCTTCCACATGGCTGGGAGAAGAATGAAGGACCTATCGGTCTGATTGTGCCGCACGCCGGTTATATGGCTAGTGGTCCGGTAGCCGCATGGTCATACTGGAGGGCGGGCGCGCTCGTTAAACCATCAACGGTCTTGATTGTTGGACCAAACCACACGGGCTTGGGTACGAAGCTGTCGTTGTGGCTCGAAGGGGCTTGGGAAACGCCTCTGGGCAGCGTCGAGATAGATCACGAGTTTGGCAGATCACTGATGGCTGAGTCAAATGGAATGATAATGCCAGATACTTCTGCTCATTTATATGAGCACTCTATTGAGGTCCAGCTACCATTTCTGCAGTTTCTTTACTCGGATTTCAAGATTGTTCCTTTGATAATGACGGATCAGAGAGTAGAAGTTGCTTTGAGTCTGTCGGAGATCATAAAGAAAGAGTTGAGTAGGAGGAATGATGTTTTGGTGATTGCCTCTTCTGATTTGAACCACTACGAGGCCCATGAGGTAACGATGGAAAAGGACAATGAGCTTTTAAGCCTAATTTTGGATGGGAAGTACAGAGAGTCCTACGAACTCTCGCAAGAAAAGAGGATAACGGCTTGTGGGCTTGGACCAATTGTAGCAGTGAGAAATTCTTTTGAATCGATGGAAGTGCTTTGTAGTACAACGAGCGGTGAGGTGATGGGAGACAGGTACAGGACCGTGGGATATGTTGCGGCCCTGCTCAGCTAA
- a CDS encoding SoxR reducing system RseC family protein — translation MRELAIVKELKGDVVLLEKARTEACSTCGSRSSCSISSSDKKITIRALHNGVEVNPGDTVEIEMSNMSATRVSMIVYGIPLAVFLVTLIVMNMVLKSEGLALVVAFASIAVVYALIALYDRKNREKLMPKIVRKVELPDGFIVR, via the coding sequence ATGAGAGAGTTAGCTATTGTGAAGGAGCTTAAGGGAGATGTCGTGCTCCTTGAAAAAGCTCGTACAGAGGCCTGTTCTACTTGCGGATCAAGGAGCAGTTGCAGTATTTCTTCGAGCGACAAAAAGATTACGATAAGGGCTTTGCATAACGGTGTGGAGGTTAATCCAGGTGACACCGTTGAGATTGAGATGAGCAACATGAGTGCTACTAGAGTATCCATGATAGTTTACGGTATTCCGTTGGCAGTCTTTCTCGTTACTTTGATAGTAATGAATATGGTCTTGAAGTCTGAAGGATTGGCTCTTGTAGTTGCCTTTGCTTCTATTGCCGTTGTCTATGCCTTAATCGCACTCTACGATAGAAAGAACAGAGAGAAACTGATGCCAAAGATTGTCAGAAAGGTGGAACTGCCCGATGGATTCATTGTTCGATGA
- a CDS encoding endonuclease MutS2, whose translation MDSLFDDSIRLLEFDSVLADIAQKATSKYGKERVKSLRPKAEDAEILYTRSSEFNEILLREGEPPFTVFHDLSDYITKVKRGFSLGGEELFRSAVTMDNVCRLREFFDRVSPDFPAVYEVAALLSCERGFIGEVRKKISEDGQIKDNASPLLKEIRNELKNLNRNLRGRLDSIMNRYKDSLTDSLILTREGRYVLPLSASKKNEHQGVIHGASGSGATVYFEPQELITLNDSMRILLSREEEEIRRILRELTTLFFSTFERLEPSLEALGVLDGLYAACRYSKSRRGVFIEPSPSRHFLLKDARHPLIDDEVVVPITFTMEEGVNGVFITGPNTGGKTVAMKTIGLSVLLMLCGLPVLADGLSKIPLFSRLFADIGDEQSIEQSLSTFSSHISRIIRIIRNADENSLVLLDELGAGTDPVEGSALSIAIIERLLERSRLILTTHLTPIKLYAMERPDVVNASVEFDISTLKPTYRLLMGIPGSSNALEVSSRLGLPQEIVDRARSYIDSEARDLEAVIGKLHRERSLLEEERRDLGKTKRELEGRTKEFEEKLSMIKEKRYREVSKEIDELEKKLESIIKDVEMAISLSRAPGEREKVEAVKRLNNLRREVRNFGASYPEKTDSQIPEVGDKVKLLESGAEGIVSEIDGDRVVIDSGKITLKVPLSRVRLVGKPVVESEMSSFELDSGNSSQEIDIRGNITEDVPILIDDFLQMLKASGKKQGYIIHGKGTGKLAEGVWAYLRRSKEVKSFRIGTPSEGGSGVTVVEV comes from the coding sequence ATGGATTCATTGTTCGATGATTCGATCCGGCTGCTGGAATTCGATTCAGTTCTTGCTGACATCGCTCAGAAGGCAACTTCCAAATACGGCAAAGAGAGAGTGAAATCTCTGCGACCTAAGGCTGAGGACGCAGAAATTCTATACACAAGGTCTAGTGAGTTTAACGAAATACTTCTTAGGGAAGGGGAACCGCCTTTCACGGTTTTTCACGATCTCAGCGACTATATTACAAAAGTGAAACGCGGATTCAGCCTTGGTGGCGAAGAGCTTTTCCGAAGCGCCGTGACTATGGATAACGTTTGCCGTTTAAGAGAGTTCTTCGATCGGGTCTCTCCAGATTTCCCCGCAGTTTATGAGGTTGCCGCTCTTCTATCCTGCGAACGTGGTTTTATAGGTGAGGTAAGAAAGAAGATTTCTGAGGATGGTCAGATCAAGGATAATGCTTCTCCTTTACTAAAAGAAATCAGGAACGAACTGAAAAACCTTAACAGAAACCTCAGGGGAAGACTTGATTCAATAATGAACAGATACAAAGATAGCTTAACTGATAGTCTTATTTTGACCAGAGAAGGCCGCTATGTCTTGCCGCTTTCGGCGAGCAAGAAGAATGAGCATCAAGGTGTTATTCATGGTGCCTCCGGTAGCGGTGCGACGGTATATTTCGAGCCTCAGGAGCTTATCACTCTAAATGATTCTATGAGGATTCTGTTATCCAGGGAAGAGGAGGAAATCAGAAGGATACTGAGAGAATTGACGACTCTTTTCTTTAGCACATTTGAAAGGCTTGAGCCTTCGCTTGAGGCACTTGGCGTTCTTGACGGTCTTTACGCAGCATGTAGATACTCAAAGAGTCGACGGGGTGTCTTCATAGAGCCGTCCCCTTCAAGACATTTTCTTCTTAAAGATGCGAGACATCCGTTGATCGATGATGAAGTGGTGGTACCGATCACCTTCACCATGGAAGAAGGGGTTAACGGTGTTTTTATTACCGGACCGAATACTGGAGGAAAGACTGTTGCAATGAAGACGATAGGTCTTTCGGTCCTCTTGATGCTATGCGGTCTTCCTGTTCTTGCAGATGGGTTGTCGAAGATTCCACTCTTTAGTAGACTATTCGCCGATATTGGAGACGAGCAATCGATTGAGCAGAGTTTGAGTACATTTTCATCACACATATCCAGAATAATCAGAATAATTAGAAACGCCGATGAAAATTCGCTGGTTTTGCTCGATGAGTTGGGTGCAGGTACCGATCCCGTTGAGGGATCGGCTCTATCAATAGCAATCATTGAAAGACTTCTGGAGAGATCCAGGCTGATCCTTACCACTCACTTGACCCCAATCAAGCTTTATGCAATGGAGCGTCCCGATGTTGTTAATGCCAGTGTTGAATTCGATATATCCACTCTTAAACCTACTTATCGTTTATTAATGGGTATTCCCGGTTCTTCAAATGCTCTTGAAGTCTCGAGCAGGCTTGGCCTCCCACAAGAAATAGTTGATAGAGCCCGCTCCTATATCGATAGTGAAGCTAGAGATCTCGAAGCTGTAATTGGAAAGCTCCATAGAGAGAGATCTTTACTGGAAGAGGAAAGAAGAGATCTCGGCAAAACTAAAAGAGAACTAGAAGGAAGGACAAAGGAGTTCGAAGAAAAATTATCGATGATAAAGGAGAAGAGATACAGAGAAGTAAGTAAGGAAATCGATGAACTGGAAAAAAAGCTGGAATCGATCATTAAGGATGTTGAGATGGCTATAAGCCTTTCAAGGGCTCCCGGTGAAAGAGAGAAAGTTGAAGCTGTGAAGAGACTTAACAACCTAAGAAGAGAGGTCAGGAATTTTGGGGCATCTTATCCAGAAAAAACCGATTCTCAGATTCCGGAAGTTGGCGACAAAGTTAAGCTTCTGGAAAGCGGAGCTGAAGGGATCGTTAGCGAAATAGATGGTGACAGGGTAGTGATAGATTCGGGTAAGATTACCCTGAAAGTTCCGTTATCACGTGTCCGATTGGTCGGAAAACCGGTAGTCGAATCAGAAATGTCTTCGTTTGAATTAGATAGTGGAAACTCGAGCCAGGAGATAGATATTCGAGGCAATATCACTGAGGATGTTCCAATTCTCATTGATGATTTTCTTCAGATGCTAAAAGCCAGCGGGAAGAAACAAGGCTACATAATTCATGGGAAAGGGACGGGCAAACTTGCCGAAGGTGTCTGGGCTTACCTTAGGCGTTCAAAAGAGGTGAAGAGTTTCAGGATCGGAACACCCTCAGAAGGCGGAAGCGGTGTGACAGTTGTGGAGGTTTGA
- the acpS gene encoding holo-ACP synthase has translation MNLNIRTGIDIVEISRMTESIAQRILGKDEKVIYDSLGGERRRMEFAAGRFAAKEAFVKALGRKDIEFSKIQFLTDEGGRPIPSDELKQLIKNSDLTVSISHEREYAVSIVILFGRDQNDNV, from the coding sequence TTGAACCTGAATATTAGAACAGGAATCGACATAGTAGAAATCTCTCGTATGACTGAATCTATAGCACAAAGAATTCTCGGTAAAGATGAAAAAGTTATCTATGATTCTCTAGGCGGAGAACGGAGGAGAATGGAGTTTGCCGCCGGTCGTTTTGCGGCTAAAGAAGCCTTTGTAAAGGCTCTTGGTAGAAAAGACATCGAATTCTCCAAGATTCAGTTTCTCACTGATGAAGGAGGGAGACCGATTCCGTCCGATGAACTGAAGCAATTGATAAAGAACTCTGACCTTACAGTAAGCATATCCCATGAACGAGAGTACGCGGTCTCGATTGTTATTCTTTTCGGGAGGGATCAAAATGATAACGTTTGA
- the ligA gene encoding NAD-dependent DNA ligase LigA has translation MITFEEARKRIDELRKEIDYHAYRYYVLDDPEIPDSEYDNLLRTLIDLEEQYPELKTPDSPSIRVGLKPVASFKEVVHEYRLFSLDNTYSEEEVLQFDRRVREELQIEIVRYMCELKIDGLSISVKYDNGLLVRGATRGNGFVGEDVTENIRAIKSIPLRLRQDLSVEVRGEVYLPKDVFYEINRARSKGELQVFANPRNAAAGTLRQLDPREVAKRRLNAFFYHVVEPSKLQLKSQNEQLQFLKSIGMRVEPNSELAEGTDGVIAFWKKWSESKSSLNYAVDGTVVKVDDLYAQEELGYTTKAPRWAIAFKFPAEQAMTKLIKVTFGVGRTGTITPVAELEPVQLAGTTVKRASMHNFDFISEKDIRLFDIVIVQKAGEIIPQIVRSIPEKRTGKEKRITPPSRCPVCGGEVGREKEEDVALKCLNPTCPAKLSRRIQFFCSRDAMDIEGLGEKLVERIVEAGLVKNPSDLYKLNKDDLLSLGEGIGEKTASNLIEAIQKSRSNPLFKLITGLGIPGVGSKTSKDLANYFGSLRGLVSADEKELRNVSGIGEQLAKDIKRYFSSPEVKKEVEELLKYVNIKDEDSPGSKPLKGMKFVVTGTLPGYSRKEIQEKIIKLGGEVASSVSKNTDFLLLGENPGSKEQKARDLGIKIIDERDFEEMIKS, from the coding sequence ATGATAACGTTTGAAGAAGCTAGAAAGCGAATCGACGAGTTGAGAAAGGAAATAGATTATCATGCTTACAGGTATTACGTTTTGGACGATCCCGAAATCCCTGATTCCGAATACGATAACCTTCTTAGAACACTCATTGATCTTGAAGAGCAGTACCCTGAGCTTAAAACGCCTGATTCGCCAAGCATTAGAGTTGGTTTGAAACCCGTTGCTTCTTTCAAGGAAGTAGTTCATGAATATAGACTGTTTTCTCTCGATAACACATACTCGGAAGAGGAAGTGCTTCAGTTTGACAGAAGAGTAAGGGAAGAGCTCCAAATCGAGATAGTACGCTATATGTGCGAGTTGAAGATCGACGGCCTTTCAATCTCAGTGAAGTACGATAATGGCCTTCTTGTAAGAGGTGCTACAAGAGGAAATGGCTTCGTCGGAGAGGATGTCACCGAGAATATCAGGGCTATTAAATCTATTCCCTTGCGTCTCAGGCAAGATCTTTCAGTTGAAGTGAGGGGTGAAGTCTATCTTCCAAAGGATGTATTTTACGAGATCAACAGAGCTCGTTCGAAAGGTGAACTTCAGGTCTTTGCCAATCCTCGGAATGCGGCGGCTGGAACTCTGAGACAACTCGATCCCAGAGAGGTCGCGAAGAGACGATTAAATGCCTTCTTTTATCATGTCGTTGAGCCATCAAAGCTTCAACTGAAAAGTCAGAACGAACAGCTCCAATTCTTGAAGAGTATCGGCATGAGAGTTGAGCCAAACAGTGAATTAGCTGAAGGTACAGATGGTGTGATAGCGTTTTGGAAGAAATGGTCGGAGTCGAAATCTAGTCTCAATTACGCAGTAGACGGCACGGTAGTAAAAGTTGACGATCTCTATGCTCAGGAGGAATTAGGATACACGACAAAAGCACCTAGATGGGCTATAGCGTTCAAATTCCCTGCCGAGCAGGCTATGACAAAGTTGATCAAGGTTACCTTCGGAGTTGGCAGGACTGGAACGATAACACCGGTTGCTGAGCTCGAACCAGTTCAACTTGCAGGTACTACTGTAAAGAGAGCAAGCATGCACAACTTCGATTTTATTAGTGAGAAGGACATAAGACTCTTTGACATAGTAATAGTCCAAAAAGCTGGAGAGATCATCCCGCAAATCGTTAGAAGTATTCCGGAAAAGAGGACGGGTAAAGAAAAAAGGATAACCCCGCCTTCTAGATGTCCTGTTTGTGGCGGAGAAGTGGGGAGAGAGAAAGAAGAGGATGTTGCTTTGAAGTGCCTGAATCCCACCTGCCCAGCGAAATTAAGCAGAAGAATACAGTTCTTCTGTTCCAGGGATGCGATGGATATCGAGGGACTGGGCGAGAAACTGGTCGAGCGAATTGTTGAGGCGGGCCTTGTGAAAAACCCATCGGATCTCTATAAGCTTAACAAGGATGATCTTCTTAGTCTAGGAGAGGGCATTGGTGAGAAGACGGCAAGCAATCTGATTGAAGCCATCCAGAAGAGCAGGAGCAATCCCCTCTTCAAGCTGATAACCGGCCTGGGTATTCCAGGAGTGGGATCAAAGACATCAAAAGATCTTGCGAACTACTTTGGCAGTCTTCGTGGACTTGTCTCTGCAGACGAAAAGGAACTGCGAAACGTTTCAGGCATCGGTGAGCAGCTGGCCAAAGATATCAAAAGGTACTTCTCTTCTCCGGAAGTCAAAAAAGAGGTCGAGGAGCTATTGAAATACGTTAACATTAAGGACGAAGATTCACCTGGGTCAAAACCGTTGAAGGGAATGAAGTTTGTGGTTACGGGAACGCTTCCGGGATACTCTAGAAAGGAAATACAGGAGAAGATTATCAAACTTGGTGGAGAAGTTGCTTCGTCGGTCTCAAAGAATACCGATTTCTTGCTCTTGGGTGAAAATCCCGGTTCAAAAGAACAGAAGGCGCGCGACCTCGGAATCAAGATCATTGATGAAAGAGATTTCGAGGAGATGATAAAATCCTAA
- a CDS encoding cysteine desulfurase family protein → MRYFDNNATTKMESDLAERFAKLCVEEYANPNSMHSFGLREARYLEEARRKIARSLSSDPREIYFTSCATESINWILRSSVLFKGRRKRIVTTSIEHKAVLNTLKDLKASSDIDYRTVGPERNGIVKVAKLLDEVDEETFLVSLMAVNNVTGAIQPYEEIGEELRRRNVLFHLDAVQTIGKIPIDFVSCFCDYASFSAHKFHGPKGVGVTYVRQGTPIRPLITGGGQERGMRSGTQNVPGAVIAATALQRAVECTQESSSRLREYQHRIKETVEELDGVVNTPENSISNTVNASFAGIRSEVLVNALSEEGVFVGTSSACSSRGDGGQYVLDSMGLDFSLASSSIRISMSRFTTEEDVAFLIEKLKKTVPLLKF, encoded by the coding sequence ATGCGTTATTTCGACAACAATGCCACTACCAAAATGGAAAGTGATCTCGCAGAGAGATTCGCAAAACTGTGCGTCGAAGAGTATGCTAATCCGAATTCCATGCACTCTTTTGGGCTAAGAGAGGCTCGGTACCTCGAGGAAGCACGCCGAAAGATTGCCCGCTCGCTTTCTTCAGATCCTAGGGAAATCTATTTCACTTCTTGCGCAACGGAAAGCATTAACTGGATTCTAAGATCCAGCGTTCTTTTCAAAGGAAGAAGGAAGAGAATCGTTACTACATCGATCGAACACAAAGCAGTTCTGAATACTTTGAAAGACTTAAAAGCAAGCTCAGACATTGATTATAGAACGGTCGGACCCGAGAGAAACGGAATTGTCAAAGTTGCAAAGCTTCTCGACGAGGTTGACGAGGAGACTTTTCTTGTCTCCTTGATGGCAGTAAATAACGTAACCGGCGCTATTCAGCCCTATGAGGAGATTGGCGAAGAGCTTAGGAGACGAAACGTCCTCTTTCATCTGGATGCCGTTCAAACGATTGGGAAGATCCCTATTGATTTCGTTAGCTGCTTCTGTGACTATGCCTCTTTTTCTGCGCACAAGTTTCATGGCCCTAAAGGTGTCGGAGTCACTTATGTTAGGCAGGGAACGCCCATTAGACCATTAATTACCGGTGGCGGTCAGGAGAGGGGAATGCGTTCGGGAACACAGAACGTCCCCGGTGCAGTTATAGCCGCTACAGCCTTGCAGCGAGCCGTTGAGTGCACACAAGAGTCATCTTCCAGGTTGAGAGAGTATCAGCATAGGATAAAAGAAACCGTTGAGGAACTAGATGGAGTTGTGAATACACCGGAAAATTCTATATCCAATACAGTCAACGCTTCTTTCGCAGGAATCAGATCCGAGGTTCTGGTTAATGCGCTTTCTGAAGAAGGTGTCTTTGTTGGTACTTCTTCGGCATGTTCTTCTAGAGGAGATGGAGGCCAGTACGTTCTCGATTCTATGGGACTTGATTTCTCACTTGCCTCCAGTTCAATTAGGATCAGCATGTCACGGTTCACGACCGAGGAAGATGTGGCGTTTCTGATAGAAAAACTGAAGAAAACGGTTCCTCTTTTGAAATTTTAG
- a CDS encoding YicC/YloC family endoribonuclease has translation MLRSMTGFARVEKTVREVNVFVELKTVNSKYLNVDVNIGDAFSELEMNVTRVIKENLKRGTVRARIDISLVNSDDLLQPDFGIASSVYNSLKSIKERFELAGDVTVDSMARFKEIMRSKPSEDLAKKIWSVIEELLMEAISVLNSDREREGENLASALNEYLCELESIGRELQDSSKDMVLYYRDFLKKKVEQISDSQLDDNRLEQEVALLAERADISEEIVRLISHIESFREVMASEKESGVQLDFICQEMHRELSTIASKSKKLAITNLSVEGRTLVNKIREQVQNIE, from the coding sequence TTGCTCAGAAGCATGACCGGATTTGCGAGGGTCGAGAAGACCGTTCGCGAAGTAAATGTATTTGTTGAGTTGAAGACAGTCAATTCAAAGTACTTGAACGTGGATGTGAACATAGGAGATGCTTTCTCTGAGCTTGAAATGAATGTTACCAGGGTTATTAAAGAGAATCTCAAGCGGGGAACTGTAAGGGCGAGAATCGATATTTCTCTGGTCAACAGTGATGATCTTCTTCAACCAGATTTCGGAATAGCCTCCTCTGTCTATAACTCCTTGAAATCAATAAAAGAGCGCTTTGAGCTTGCGGGGGACGTGACTGTTGATTCAATGGCGAGGTTCAAAGAAATTATGCGAAGCAAGCCATCGGAAGATCTCGCGAAGAAAATCTGGAGTGTAATTGAAGAACTCCTAATGGAGGCAATTAGTGTCCTCAACAGTGATCGAGAAAGAGAAGGTGAGAATCTCGCCTCAGCATTGAATGAATACCTGTGCGAGCTCGAGTCCATTGGAAGGGAACTGCAGGATAGTTCTAAGGATATGGTTCTCTATTATCGTGACTTTCTGAAGAAGAAGGTAGAGCAGATTTCTGATAGTCAGCTCGACGATAACAGACTGGAGCAAGAGGTGGCGCTCCTTGCAGAAAGGGCAGATATTTCTGAGGAAATTGTAAGGCTTATCTCACACATTGAATCATTTAGAGAAGTCATGGCTTCTGAGAAGGAAAGCGGTGTGCAGCTCGATTTCATCTGTCAGGAAATGCATCGTGAACTCTCGACAATTGCTTCAAAGTCAAAGAAGCTGGCCATAACAAATCTCTCAGTTGAAGGAAGGACGCTAGTAAATAAGATTAGGGAGCAAGTTCAGAACATAGAGTAG
- a CDS encoding DUF370 domain-containing protein, translated as MYGLINVGFGNVIIGDRVIAIVNPESAPLKRLKEVAKDEGKLIDATYGRKTRAIVITDSNHIILSAIQPETIASRFMQTFSDIEKLLEDIRVSGQNFEE; from the coding sequence TTGTACGGACTCATTAACGTCGGGTTCGGGAATGTTATCATCGGAGACAGAGTCATTGCGATAGTGAACCCCGAATCGGCGCCACTGAAGAGGTTGAAGGAAGTTGCGAAGGACGAAGGAAAACTGATTGATGCTACATATGGAAGAAAGACCAGAGCGATTGTAATAACTGATAGCAATCACATAATACTTTCTGCGATTCAGCCCGAGACAATTGCTTCCAGATTTATGCAGACTTTCAGCGATATCGAGAAGCTTCTGGAAGATATCAGAGTTTCTGGACAGAATTTCGAAGAATGA
- the gmk gene encoding guanylate kinase: MKGIVFVMSGPSGAGKTSILREVLRSNNNLDFSVSYATRERRPEEVQGKDYFFVTPEEFKRLQKEDEFLEWAKVHGNYYGTSRHQVSKSVDLGRDILLDVDIQGAMSLMSKLRDAVYIFVAPPSYEELISRLQSRGTEDTQSLRTRLEDAKWELEQVKNFQYLVINDNLKHSVSQFEAIITAERLRVDRMVREKGERFLFEEKTYDN; this comes from the coding sequence ATGAAAGGTATAGTCTTTGTGATGAGCGGTCCTTCAGGGGCCGGAAAAACCTCGATACTCAGAGAAGTACTCCGATCCAACAATAATCTCGACTTTTCAGTTTCTTATGCTACGAGGGAAAGACGGCCTGAGGAAGTTCAGGGAAAGGATTATTTTTTTGTCACTCCGGAGGAATTCAAACGACTTCAGAAAGAAGATGAGTTTTTAGAATGGGCAAAAGTCCATGGGAATTATTATGGGACCTCTAGACATCAGGTCAGCAAGAGCGTAGATTTGGGCAGAGATATTCTGCTTGATGTGGACATTCAGGGGGCCATGTCATTAATGAGCAAACTCCGAGACGCCGTCTATATATTTGTCGCACCGCCATCTTACGAAGAGCTGATCAGTCGCCTTCAGTCAAGGGGAACAGAAGACACTCAATCTCTAAGAACAAGGCTCGAAGATGCAAAATGGGAACTTGAACAGGTGAAGAACTTTCAGTATCTCGTTATTAATGATAATTTAAAGCATTCGGTAAGTCAATTTGAAGCAATCATCACCGCCGAAAGGTTGCGTGTTGATAGAATGGTCAGAGAAAAGGGAGAAAGATTCTTGTTTGAGGAGAAAACATATGATAATTAA